TGGCCGTGCCTGGAGCCATCCCATCAACAGGCACaggagggaaggacagggacacaccagGGTGAGAGGGatgtggctgtgcctggagccATCCCACAAGCCAGGCACaggagggaaggacagggacacaccagGGTGAGAGGGATGTGGCCGTGCCTGGAGCCATCCCATCTACCAGGCACaggagggaaggacagggacacaccagGGTGAGGGGGatgtggctgtgcctggagccATCCCACACGCCAGGCACAGGAGGGAAGGACAGGGGCTCACCAGGGTGAGAGGGACGTGGCCATGCCTGGAGCCATCCCATCTACCAGGCAcaggaggggaaggacaggGGCTCACCGGGGCGTTCCTCTTGGCTTTACCATCGGCAGCCACGGACACGGAGCGTGCCACGAGCCTGGCAGGAGAGGCGCTGCCGGGGCGCCGCGACACCGGCGCCGGGAGCCCCGTCAGGATCAGGTCTGCCACGTCGGGGCTCTGGACGGAGCAGCAGCTCCGCGTGCTCttcatgctggagcagcaggaaggagccctgcaagcacagcacagagagggGGGAAGGCATGGAGCAGCCAGCCTGGAACCAGGCGCCGCGGCAAACACCGGCACTCGGAGCTGGAACTGCTGCCCAGCAGGACAAAACACCTTCCTCCGAATTGCCACATGGCAAACAACCCCAGCACGGCCCTGGagaggctccaggagagctcctCACTGCTTTCACCCAACCCTACGGCTGCCCACGGGCTGCTGTCACATTTATGGGCCGGGATTCCAGCAGAGGACtaaagggagggaaaagccctgctccccatcccaggCGGCTTCACTGGACACAGCCCGTGGCTGCCAGAGGATCACACGGGCCCAGAACGGCCCCATCTGTGCAGGCTGGAGGTTCAGCTCACCCCACATCCCACACGGGGCTGGGATGCTGAAGAACCCCCTGAGCAGCTCCCGAGGGATCCTCCCCCTGCCAAGAGTTCCTTCAGAAGTGTCCGTGCCCTCTCAGGGGTCACAGGAAGAGCTGGGCCCCCCTCCCAGCTCGGGGCAGCACATTCCCACCTTTTCCCCTTTGcatcctcccagccccagtgctgaTCCAGGAAAAGACCAGATTCCTTTATCTCTTTACATTTATTACCCACACCGTCCCTAAACCCTCTCCCCCGGCAGCCCTGGCTTCCCCTCTCAGGGCTCCACCACAGCCCTTGGCAATGCCGCGGGCTCCACAGCCCGGGGAAACAAACGGCTCTCATGGAAACCGCTGGGCTCAGGGCAGGAAAACAGGCTCAGGAGCAcaggccagcacagccccccgagctcccagcccctcaaACCCCTGAAGCTCAGACCCCTCAGCTCTGAAGCCCCAGGCCCCCATGGCCCCCAACCCCATTATGACCCAGAGACAAGCCCTGGCCTGAagctcccaaatccctgagcCCCTCAGGATCACCCAGGTCCCACACCTTCCTCTAAGCTCCCAAAACCCAGACCCCTCAAATTCCCCCACTCCCAAGGTGCGGGaccccagccacagctccaaGCCCAAGCTCCCAGTCCCCAGAtgcccccaggaccccccaggacccccatcCCCGGCTCCCGAGTCCCCCAAGTCCCAGACCCCCACCAAGAGCCACAGGGCacccaaccccaaatcctccgTGGCCCCCAAGCCCAGAAAACCCAGTCCCAAGCCCCCCCATGACCCCAGCCCATGACCCAGGCCCTCATGACCCAGATCCCTCCAGGACCCCCAACTCCCAATCCCCGCAGACCCCCAGCCCAGACCCCAACCCCTCACGACCACGGTAATGGGCCCCACGCACCCACAGGCGGGTGAGACCCCCGCGCCCCGGGGGTGATGTCGAGAGTGgggccctggccctgcccccgCTCCCCCTGGaactccctctgctcccctggaCCCCCTCAGCCGCCATTAAACGCCCCCATCCCCTCACCTCCGGCCACAGCCATTGGGCGGGGCTGCCGGCGAGCGGCCaatgggaagggagaagagggCGGGGGGAAGAGACGCGATTGGTTGAGGCGGAGGAAGGGGGCGGGAAtaaggagggatggaggaggaaggCGTGGCCGCGTCGGGGGCGCGGCTTATTAGGAGCGAACCAATGGGACGAGAGTATTGAGATGGGCGCGGCTTTGAGGGCGGGGAAAGGGGCGTGGCCTGGCCCACGTGGGCAGGGTCCCcatggggtttttggggggaaaatggggattttggggacctGAGAAGGggactggggctgctggggagctATGAATGAGGGGAGCCGTGAGGAAGATGGGGGAGTCATagctctggggggggggggcaggcTGGGGATTATTGGGGGGCATGGGAAAAAGTGGGAGCTATCAGGGGGTTCTGGGGCAGGGGGTGAGCTCTGAGGAAGGGGGGGAACCATGGGGCTATTAGGGGGGCTGTAGCATGGAGGAGAGCAGTGCGGCAGGGGCGAAGctttggggctgtttgggggGGCGTGGGGCTATAGGAAAATATGGGGCTGCGGGCCAGGAGGAGCCACGGGCCAGGCTCCGTCAGCGGCGCAGGAAGAAGTCACACGTTGCCAGACCCGAGTGGGGGTTTATTGGTGGGTCCCGGCCCCATGGGGACGGCGCCTGCTCCCACCCACCcccacagagcccagcctgcagctgggggCCACCCACGAGCACCCATGGCCATGCTGGGGTCCCCaaagcagccccagctcagacCCAGCGGCTCCCACACCCCTGTCCAGCTCAGAGGAGCAAGGGGTCGtgtccctctgcctgccctggacCACCACGGACTTGCCACTGTCACCTGCTGGAAGCCCTGGCCCTTGTGGCCACTTCAGACCGTGTCCCCCGAGGCACCAGGACAGCGCAGGCCCCGCAGGGAGTGGGGCAgagcccccgcagcccccggggcCCGACAGCAGCTACATGTTGAGGAAGGCGAAGGCCGACGGCTGCAGGGCGCCCTCCGTGTCCGTCCCCCCGTCctggggccgggccggcggctCCACGGGCGGCGAGCGCGGCCGGAGCACCGCGCCGGGCCAGGCCACCAGCTCCATGCCGGCGAACAGCGCCAGGCCGGGGGCCGCCGTGTCCCCTGCCAGCCTGCTCCCCCCGTcctgctggcagggacaggccGGCACCGCGGCCCCGGGCTGCCCGGGGGGCTCCGCTGCCACCCCCGGCTCCTcagcgggggctgcgggggccgGCGCCGGGCTCAGGGGGGTCAGGAAGCTCTGGCTGGCCACGGCCGGGATGTCCATGAGCAGGTCCCCGGCCGAGCCCGCCGAGGGGGCCGAGGGTGGGCGCGGGGCCTTcggggagggctgggcccggCACAGGGCCTCGAACTGCCGCAGCATCTGGGACAGGGGGTGGGCACAGTGAGAGCGGCATCGGCAAAGGGGCTTGGCCCTGGCACCTTTGCCCAGGCACAGGGACTGTCCCCAAGGTCGCCTCCCAGGGCTCGGAGGGAGCATCACCCCGCCCCGGGGAAGGCAGCCAAACCACCCCTCTGGGACATACACAGAGCCATTCCCAAGGGCTGCGTGTCCCCAAGGGCTGTcaaacctgtgccaggagcccCTACCCGAGGGACCGGGCACAGGGACGTCCCCAGGGTCACCTTTGTTGCTCGGTTGGCCACAGGCCCAGGGCTGCCTTGGCTGAGGTGCTGCAGGCGCTGCCGGGTCACGGCAAAGATCtgctctggggagagcaggTCGGAGCAGCCGAGGGCAGAGATGGCACACATGGACCTctgtgggaaaggggagctgagcctggcaggCCCCCAGAcaccccccagccctcccaggggAGCCCCCTGTGCTCACCATGCGCACGCTGTCACTGGGATCCTCCAGCGCCcggcccagcagctccagcaccacctCACAGTTCAGGAGCCCACACCTGCGCAGGGACGGGGGTCACAGTCACCTGCAGCGCCTTCCCATCCCCAGAGTCCAGGCCCAGGCAGCCAGGGGAGGGCTCAGGTTGCCCCGGGAGCACCCCGCTCTGCCACCTACTCCTTGAGGAAGTGCTGAGCTTCCTCCCTGGTGAGGAAGACCCTGGCCCCGCGCGTCAGTCCCGACAccaggctcagctccctccGGCAGTCGCCCGGGCTGTCAGCGTCCaccctgctggggacacacctCATGGGGACAGGAGCCAGCTGCTTACTCCTCCCGGGGTCCCTGCACACCCCCTGGCAGACAGGGACCCCCCaccctgagcagctctgcccacccaCGGCTGGCAGGACGAAGGCGCCGGGCGGAACACAGCCAGCAGTGCCGGGGCACTCTGGATCACGGGTGTGGAAAATGAGGGCAGCGCTCCTGGGGATGCACCCGGGACAGTCCGGGGGCAGGGGAGCCCCCCGGGCCCCTCTCACCTGTCGGCGCCGTGGCTCAGCTCCCGGCTGGCCCCGGAGCGGCTGTCGCTGCCGGATTTGCTGCCCGAGTCGGAGGCGCGGCTCCGCTCGTTGCCCTGCGAGGATTCCCGGGAGCTGTGCCCGCTGTCTGCCTCCTCCCAGCCGCCCCCGGCCAGCCCCGCCTGGTGgctcactgcagggacagcgcTGCTGAGATGGGGTCCCCACACTCCCCAGGACGGGgcggggacccccccaaacTGCCCCGGCAGGACCCACCTCGGGACGCGCGCGGCGCGGGAGGGGTCGGGGGCGGCACGGCCGGGCTGCCGGCCGGGGACGGAGCTCGGACGGGCTCGTAGGTGTCCTCGGGGAGGTCCCCACGGAGCCGCCGGGGCCCCCCCGGCGCCGGGAGCACGGCCTGGGCCACGGCCTCGGCCGCCCGCTGGAGGCTGCTCAGCAGGGCCTCTCCCGGGGAAGCTGCCAGAGGCGCGGATgttgggagcagcctgggagccCGGCCCCATGGGATCACCCCAACACcgagctccaggctgggaaaggggggGTGAGGGAACGCTGGGAGCTCAGAGGACGAGGCACAGAGCGACCCCCGTGGCCCTGCCCCGGCTcccagcaggaaaggacccGGTGAGGGCCCGGCCAGGACTCACCGGGGCTGCTCCTGTCACTGCTGAAGCCGAATCCCTGCAGGGAgccacaggggctggggctggagcccaTCCCTGGGGAGGCACAGGGAATGTCAGGGGGGGGCTCAGGCGCTCAGGGCTCCCctttcctgctgtgtccctgcccccCCGGGCgagggcccggcccggggggctGCGCTCAccggcgggggccgggggccgggcgggcagCGCCAGGGGCTGCGGCAGCGGCGCATCCGA
This genomic window from Vidua chalybeata isolate OUT-0048 chromosome 19, bVidCha1 merged haplotype, whole genome shotgun sequence contains:
- the TEPSIN gene encoding AP-4 complex accessory subunit tepsin isoform X1, yielding MAAPLRDRLSFLSRLPVLLRGTADDDTPCPGYLFEEIAKISHESPGSSQCLLEHLLTRLQSSSCHVKLKVLKILLHTCSQGSPQFVLQLKRNASFIREAAVFSGPPDPLHGNSLNQKVRAAAQDLASVLFSDAPLPQPLALPARPPAPAGMGSSPSPCGSLQGFGFSSDRSSPASPGEALLSSLQRAAEAVAQAVLPAPGGPRRLRGDLPEDTYEPVRAPSPAGSPAVPPPTPPAPRASRVSHQAGLAGGGWEEADSGHSSRESSQGNERSRASDSGSKSGSDSRSGASRELSHGADSRVDADSPGDCRRELSLVSGLTRGARVFLTREEAQHFLKECGLLNCEVVLELLGRALEDPSDSVRMRSMCAISALGCSDLLSPEQIFAVTRQRLQHLSQGSPGPVANRATKMLRQFEALCRAQPSPKAPRPPSAPSAGSAGDLLMDIPAVASQSFLTPLSPAPAPAAPAEEPGVAAEPPGQPGAAVPACPCQQDGGSRLAGDTAAPGLALFAGMELVAWPGAVLRPRSPPVEPPARPQDGGTDTEGALQPSAFAFLNM
- the TEPSIN gene encoding AP-4 complex accessory subunit tepsin isoform X2, yielding MAAPLRDRLSFLSRLPVLLRGTADDDTPCPGYLFEEIAKISHESPGSSQCLLEHLLTRLQSSSCHVKLKVLKILLHTCSQGSPQFVLQLKRNASFIREAAVFSGPPDPLHGNSLNQKVRAAAQDLASVLFSDAPLPQPLALPARPPAPAGMGSSPSPCGSLQGFGFSSDRSSPASPGEALLSSLQRAAEAVAQAVLPAPGGPRRLRGDLPEDTYEPVRAPSPAGSPAVPPPTPPAPRASRVSHQAGLAGGGWEEADSGHSSRESSQGNERSRASDSGSKSGSDSRSGASRELSHGADRVDADSPGDCRRELSLVSGLTRGARVFLTREEAQHFLKECGLLNCEVVLELLGRALEDPSDSVRMRSMCAISALGCSDLLSPEQIFAVTRQRLQHLSQGSPGPVANRATKMLRQFEALCRAQPSPKAPRPPSAPSAGSAGDLLMDIPAVASQSFLTPLSPAPAPAAPAEEPGVAAEPPGQPGAAVPACPCQQDGGSRLAGDTAAPGLALFAGMELVAWPGAVLRPRSPPVEPPARPQDGGTDTEGALQPSAFAFLNM